The Papilio machaon chromosome 17, ilPapMach1.1, whole genome shotgun sequence genome segment AACGATAGCCTGGAACAAAACCATTAGATTGTAGTTGGGGTAAAAGTCTTTAAGAGAGAACAAATATGCTCATTAGCAAATCGCAACTTAAAAGTTACAACTGTCCCTAAatccattattatttaattattaattaatattaatcttataAACGGAGATTACTGTATAAGCTAATATCTGTAGTTGAGTCCTATTGTTAAATGCTAAAAGAATTTTACTATTGaatgttgtttaatttgaatatttgttcaaattaCCATAACTGCCAATTTTCCTGGATTTTCAAACCAATTCTTCTTAGTTCTCTTGTTGAGAGCCAGTTTCCCATGTATTATGAGACCCATAGCGATGGTCTCTCCGGAGTGGCCGATAGGGAACCAGGGGTATAGTTGATCCGATGCACAACTCGCTGTTTCAGTCATATTGTAGTAATAATGACGACCTGTgacaacaataaattataatcaagTAAGATTAGATACACggagaaatataaaatcgGTCATAGCAGGATCTAGTCAGATCTTAGTCTAGCTACTAGCTAAATTTGTTCAAAGAAGTATTAGAAAGTCTTATGTTAGTGTACAGtgcgtttaatttttaagttgcGTTATTATACAATTCGTTAAATGAAAGAGAAGAAGGAAATGAAAAGGTGATATAAATGTTGTCGTTGAATAACGTGCTAACGTTTACCAGCCTgctattaataagattaaagTTATTACCCATCCAAGGAATGCAAGCTTGACGTGTGAATCCGCTGTTTTCTAAATCTTCAGCTTTGGCAGAGATTCTCATTAATTGGTTGTTAAATCCAGTCACCCAAATAGCGCCTTCACGAAGCAATTCCTTCGATTTGGTCATCTTGACACGTTCTTCCTTGGGCAAATCTAATGTGTCTGTGAAAAGAAATTTCAGTTTTATTGCTATGTGCAATAGAAACATGCAATGAATGTACCCtgactttatttttactgtcGGCGTCTGTTGCCGACATCTGTTTGACCGGttcgcccggtgcaataccacgaccacacagaagacagacgtcaagtggaagtcattctgcgttttgtctgatgagtgtgcgttccggaggcttaattttagtcctctttccacTCTATCTTGTAaggaaagggtgggaagggaagatggatttgatggaggaggggacgcattgcaaggggaaatattttctttctgtacGTCTCCTACTTTGTTGTTTAAAGGTACACAGTTGCTACactatagtataaaaaaacgtaatttagGAGCAAACCTTGGGAGACGAAGTATTGCTGAATAGCCCAGTACTTCAAAGTCTCTCCGTCAGCAGTTGTCGCAGTCCATTCAACGAAGCCTTGAGTTTTCCAGTCCAACGTCGATCCGCTGATGTCATCTTGGGCTATCTGTAAGGATCCCAGTTCTCgtgaatataaagaaaatatcaaTACAATGGATAAATCTCACACTAATTAATTGCGTTTTGAATAGAGATTTTATAGAAGATACATATCCATTATCCATGCATTTCTATCGGCTGTCATATTTGATTGTATCCCGAATTAATACTCTGTGGAATGGTACTTACAGACAGACACAATACTTACGGCGATTTGTAATCCTGCAATGACACCCTCCGTGTCATAAAGGGCGCACATCATGCGGTCGGGCGCACAGTACATAACGAGGGAGGGCAACCGGCTGGGTGGGCGGGCAGTCTGCGTCCAGCCCTCCGACACCACATCATCCACGGTGCGGGCGATCGGGATGAAGAAGTCTCTGCCAATGCCCAGGCCGACGTCGAACCTTACTGTAATACGTAACATAAGGCATTACATACAACAGAACTCAGTAGGGTTAGAATAGATGAGTGATTTTCATTTAGCGCGACgcttaaatgttaaaattaatataataaaactactataaatattactggcgattacaatatttgtaaattttttccCGAGATTCAAAATAAGTCAATGGTcaagtaaaaattttcatttgattatgaattatgtttactttattataatatcagtTAAATTTTACCTCGTAGTCCGCTCTCCCATTCtcctgaaaaaataataaaataatgaaaaatacatattataggtacaataaacttaatttttattcaaatctaattgtttagtttacgccgataaatttatttcaaaatattaattctatCGTTCAGTATAATAcaatgaacattttattaagttaatgaCTCACCTAAAGTACCGCAGACCAAAGCTAGGATTATCACTAGTTGTTTCATTGTCGTATCTTCAAATCACAGCAAGAAATGAAGGAAATAAGTGATTGACCTGATATATACTAGTATTCCTTAATCAAAGAaccacgaaattaaaaaaaatatgataagaTGATAACGGAAAGATTTATCTAAAGATTATCAGAAGTATTCAATAAGTAATCATTTGTACCTAGTCATTAAAAGCAGCGTAGCATTAGGTTATGACCAGTATGACTAAGGTGTTAATTAGTAAGGTAGAGTATTTTTTAACGCGaatgaaatataactttaaactatTGGAAAAAGGTTTAATTATACTTCTTACGTCTTTTCTTATCAAGAGCTAGGGGAAAAAAGAtgtgaaaagtaaaattaaaccttgtcTTAATCGTATAAAGGTAAATTTTACTtgcaatgaaaattaatagatTCTGTTAAACCTTAATGTTGTTCAAGAAGCGATCGTACCTCTTTGAAAatgattaacattttttttatttaatcgatCTAAAAATCACAATAGCAATCGAAAATCCTGATCTTTTTAAGGCGTTTATAAGACGATTTATTCATCTTTGTACTTTGTACAAAGTAATGTTAGAAAGAAAATCAACACTAGaactacaaaaatatcaacgcttacgtccactcactacagctatctgcCCCTTGGTTCTTGGTAACAAAAGCGCGCCATTGGGCTCCAAATGACTTTAACTAAAATTGCCTAAAAGTAATTAGAATAACTTTCGGATCGATGATATGAATCAATTATTGAGTTCGTTGTTAGTTATTACAAGAATTTGTTACGTATACAAGGTACCTTGTCATAATATGTGGATTGTGCAAACGTATGCGCAAATGATTATTATGAAAGATAACAAtcagatttattatatttttccgcaataaaatgtgtaatatacactatttgatatatgtgaatgataaatttcatatcattatgataaattatttttatactgtgAGAAGTCACTAATATTAGATAATGTactttttaagataataaaaaaaaagattcatattattttttgaatatttattactagctgtcgcccgcgaaaacgtccgtgcagaattaaaaaaaaacgtaataagtaacctatgtgttcttgtaagactatgttctgtatctgcgccaaatttcatcaagatccattgagccgtccGGAGATTtcaacatccatctatccatccatccatccatctgaacattcgTAATTATcatgttagtaagataagtttcttttaagttgcgatttaaatgtacttcatatttattttaattataactagcGGTCGCTGGCGATTTTTTCagcgcaaaattaaaaaaagaatggcTTATACTTCCTCATTTATCAACCACCATCCAGTGAATTCATGTAATAATCGGTCCAGCTGTTCCTAAGATTACCGggaacaaacgcggacttgcggacgaaaaaatattaataaatggaTTTTCGTTATAAGCAACCCAAACACATCATGTTtgagaaatatgttttttttttcgatattataaAGCTCCAATTTTCTTAATTGTGTAGAtgatataatacattttaaaaataaaaattgaggacattgtttacaaaaaccagtttaatacacaaaaagtaagtgtgtaaattttattcacaaatGATCGGTAATAAGTAATGTGCCAAATTAGCAAAATATGGCGTTCTcaagatattataaaatcatcCAAAAACGTTCTTCACTTCatcaacaattttattggCGTATTTAGCACTGTTCAACATCAGTCGCGCGACGACGCCTGGTTTTTTGATCGAATCACCGTctctgaaaattaaaattacgttttaGGATGTAATAATTCGTCTCTACTCTCTATATTAAAtggttaataaaaaagaaacacgcGTGAAACACCAAGCCAGCTTAGTTCAGTTTGTTGAGAATGGCTCATCCTTAGGCCAGTAATATCACTAGGAGGAAATACGTATTGAATGACacatctcttttttttttaaattgttaagttTGTTTAGGCTATAGGCGGTCACACTCCATACAgccaatcaaataaaaataatccatctaatatatataaatgcttTTTATGCACAGTCCCACGTAAATTCAGAGCATAAgctataattcttttttttttaaattaacgcgAACAAAATCACTGTTGtgattagtaattaaataaaaattcttctaTCAGTAAGATATCTTATCAACACGCAGGTAACgcctatatttttatatctatttaaaatcGGTTTTTATTATAGGAAATTTATCtgaaattcaattcaaaataaaaaggtgATTGTTGACTTACTTGCATTTGATTGTCCACGGTTTATCGATAAAATAAACGTGTAAAGATATAACGCCGTACTTATCGACATTGTCGTATAAACATTGTGGTGCTAAGGGGATAGTTATCTGAAAAAATatggaattattttatataccatatttttaaaagctgtTTACTATAAAGGTCGGACGCATCTGCTGTTCCTCAGGTATAGCGAATGTCCTTGGGAGTTAATGTTCACTtcggtgttcccgccgctcgtAATTCTCcttgtcttataaaaaaattaccctgagaTAGATGAGGGAGGTGCAccaaatatctttttaaaattattttaccgtTACTATCATGTAAATTATCTCTAaaagcctaatcgtggtaagaatttTCGAAATCTATTTCCGACAATTTACCTAAAACACTCTGTTATCTTAATAATGCCAccgtaaatgtttaaaattgtttttaaaagattttttttgtttttcttttctttaaggGAAACTAATAAACGTAATACCGGGGCGCTTTCCTTCGGGATTTTCTCGAACCAGTCAGGATTTTGTTTGGGTATTCTCCCAATTATCTGGAAGCCGACGACAGCGAGGTCTGTGTCCGTAGTCGTTGCGAACCAAGGGAACAAGTCCTCGCACTTCAGATCTGGTGCCATATTGTAGTGGTAGTGGATACCTGGAAGacgaaaaattaatttgtttaagttttttattcagccttttcttttttctcaGTCTTCTTAAAATATCTGACCCATGTTAGGAATGCAATTTTGTTTCTTCCACGAGGTGGTGTTGAGTTCAGCCTCTGTGCTGGGTATCCTCATGAGGCGGCCGTCGGGGCCAGCCACCCACACGCCGCCGTCTTGGAGCGTCGCACCGTTCTCTATGGTTGGCCCGGCGCCTGCCTTCAGTGATTCTGCAATTTGCAGAAACATagcaataattaacaactttaataacaacaaacattataataagaagaaaCTTTGGGTAGTGGGAAGAAACTTTGATACAATACAACGTTTTCATAGTAACGCGACaaatctatattatttatatatattatttgttgagAAATTACATGTGTCCTGCCTTGAGTGGATGAACCAAACCATTAGCGACTTTATGGGGATGAAATGTGATCGTGGTTATATTGGTGGTGTTATAGTGGTAATATTTACCTTCGGAGACGTAGAATTGTGTAGCAGTCCAGTACTCCTTCTCTGGCTCCCCATGCGAGGCTTTTGCGACCCATTTCACTAGTTTTTTTTCCGGAACCCAGAATGGAGGGTATTCGTAACCTTCAACTGGTATCTGAAATCAAAGTATCAATAAACCATAAGAGTAACAATCAAGATAAAGgttttacaatttcattttctAATAGCAGTTAAGAATCAACATACATCTTGTACGTTATTGAACATAGGTACACATTTTTTCACATTTAACCGTTCTCATCATATAGGTATGCTTTTTATGTCGAGTGAGATCATGAGATTGATGAGATGAGATGAGGCTCGTCCAGAGTCATGCTCAAAAACGtgattttatatcaaagtgaCATGAACAGTCAATAAATGGACTCATTCAGGATTCAAAGTTTTGTTaactcatttattttttctttctttttattcttgAAGGTTCCAGATGTGCTCGGTCCTCGACCCTCGAGCGCGCAATTCAAGATAAATTAGATAAACGTCTCGCTGCAGCGCGACGACAGCGGTCAATTGGTCCTTCGTCCGCGATGAATACTTTGTAATCTAATAACATTACTTATACTTTTGTATGGATTGTGCAACGGAGAAAATTCCATCCATCacgtaaagtttttttttctacaggTTATATCTTTGtcgttaaatgtaatttagatataaatatataaactaattCTTCATCTAATGCATAAGACGGGTGGGGATACAGGAAGGGTGGAAGGATTACGTCAAACGGGTGTCCTTGCTTTGCtttgatatttaaagaaaataatataatcccTTAAAGTTACACCACGAGGAACAATTGACGTAACTTTTAAACTGTGGCTGTGCACGTTTGGCACCTTATACAATAGTTTTTACTCACGGCGACTTGTAGTCCTGCTATGAACCCGGCAGTATCGTATAACGGACAAACATTCTTGCCCGTGGAGCAGTACATGCGAAGCTCAGGCAATGGCCCTGGGGGTCGCTCGGTGCGTCGCCAACCATTCGCCTCAGCATCGCTCACAACGCGTGGCAGACTGAAGAAGTATTCTTTATCAGCTAGTGCATCTGACCAGCCaaat includes the following:
- the LOC106721582 gene encoding uncharacterized protein LOC106721582, which codes for MKQLVIILALVCGTLGEWESGLRVRFDVGLGIGRDFFIPIARTVDDVVSEGWTQTARPPSRLPSLVMYCAPDRMMCALYDTEGVIAGLQIAIAQDDISGSTLDWKTQGFVEWTATTADGETLKYWAIQQYFVSQDTLDLPKEERVKMTKSKELLREGAIWVTGFNNQLMRISAKAEDLENSGFTRQACIPWMGRHYYYNMTETASCASDQLYPWFPIGHSGETIAMGLIIHGKLALNKRTKKNWFENPGKLAVMAIVPHGPECLYDLADSPGLITMHIYYVDAPWFIGCLENK
- the LOC106721573 gene encoding uncharacterized protein LOC106721573 encodes the protein MKFAIALLAAASLATGLQYDGFRVKFGWSDALADKEYFFSLPRVVSDAEANGWRRTERPPGPLPELRMYCSTGKNVCPLYDTAGFIAGLQVAIPVEGYEYPPFWVPEKKLVKWVAKASHGEPEKEYWTATQFYVSEESLKAGAGPTIENGATLQDGGVWVAGPDGRLMRIPSTEAELNTTSWKKQNCIPNMGIHYHYNMAPDLKCEDLFPWFATTTDTDLAVVGFQIIGRIPKQNPDWFEKIPKESAPITIPLAPQCLYDNVDKYGVISLHVYFIDKPWTIKCKDGDSIKKPGVVARLMLNSAKYANKIVDEVKNVFG